The Filimonas lacunae genomic sequence TCTTCTACTTCCTGTTTAAACAAGTCCATCTGACTTCTCAAATGAACCAGCTTTTTCATTTTATCCTTATCCCAGTCTCTATCTACTTCCTCTATTTTAAAATCCAACACCCGTGTAGGTTTAAACACCGCAAAAGAAGTGGATATACTCTTATCTTTTGCTTCTGCAATTAATTCTGAAAGATTATAGTGAACCTTACCCAATACAGCTTGCTTACGAATAGCCCAGTTGCTGGCAGTGTCTACTTTATCAATAATCTTAATAGGTGTATCGTGAGAGAAGGGCCGGTAGCTTTCAGGTCTGAAATCACTTTCGTTTTTCACTAAGTCCATTTCAATCCAATCGTACTTACTGTATTTTTCTGCGAAAGTCTTCTTCCGAAAAGCAATAGGATAAATTCTTATCCATGAACCATCTTCTCTAAAACCGGCAGTACAAACAAGTTCATCATATTTAGCAGAAATGCTGGGGTACGTTTTTACGGTGATTAACACTTTGGTTAATGGCATCTATATATGTTTTACTTCATATGTGAAGCCCGGCAATTTTTCAATTGCCTCTGCCAGGTGTTTTCTATGACACTGACAAATATTGGCTTCAAAGCACGTTAATGCAATACGTTGGTATTGCTGAAGTAATTTAAATATATTATTCTGAGTAGAGGAAGTTTTTGTGAGATTATTTCTACGATAAGTGTCAAAAAGAACATCGTAGTCAGACTGTGTAACCAGCTCCTGCCGCTGATCTGACTGGATACCTACCTCTGGAAAATGCATATATTCAATCTGTAAGCTTTCGCAATAACGCTTGAGTTGGTTCTTATTAAAACCAAACTTCATACTTAAAGGATTGCAACGCACGTCTACTAATACACGAACATCATTTTTTAGTAATCTGTTCAAATATTCTTCCAGAGAAATACCTTCATAACCTATAGTAAACAACACTGTATCGTTTCGCTCAGGCCTGGTGGCTTTTACCTTATCCATTTCTTCCATTGAAAGAATTTTGGCTGCCTTAATACTATTGGTAGCCCAATAAGGATAATTAACATAGGTATGCTTCATCAGCGCATCGGCATTCATTTTACCGTAGAGCCGGTGAACATCTGACAGTATTTTTTTATCTGTTTCTTTCAGCAGCTTTAGATAATCAGTATTATCCAAACGGGAAAAATGTGTTTCAGTTTCGGCCAGTTGCCCCTTTCCTACCATAGCAGTCATATCTGCATTGGCCGAATAGGAAAAACAGCCAAACTTGTAAGGAACAAAATCATATTCGGTTTTCTGCTGCTTACTGGTAAATAAGAACAACAGCTTTTGCAGCCTGATCTTTTCCAGCTCACCATCGAATAACTGAATTAATGCTAATATAACTTTGCGCCTGTAGAACATCCGGCAAAACTAACCCATTTCACCCGGTTGGCAATAACGCGACAGAACGCATGCCGGCACTTACTTTATGTACAAATGCCTGTATACATTTATATACAGGCATTTGCTAATACAACCAGGAACCTGGATTTACCCTCTTTCCTGTAACAAAGACTCCGCGTTACTGCTCAAACTTCCAGTAATCAAAATTATACAGCTTACGCCCCGCTGTAATATTCTGCCCTTTAAAAGCAAAGAATACATCATGCACACCGGTAACAGGTACCACCACTTTTTCAGTAAAGGCTTGCCAGTTTTGCCAGCCGCCGGTGCGGGACACGATGATGCTGGCGAGTTTGGTGCCCCCTACACTATCTGCATATACTTCCAGTATACCGCCGGCCAGGCCTGCGGCTATAGAAGCAGTAAAACTTTTGGGTGGTGTTTTGCCAAAATCAACATTACGTACACGCAGATAACCGCCGGTGCGGATGTCAGATACATATACGCCCGTATGCTCATCCTGGTCGGTGCTACAGTTTTCGGCCTTGGCACTGGTTTCTGCTTCTACCCGTTTGTAGGGGTTGATAACGCCCACTGGGGCCGGGCCATCGGCGGAAATGCTGATAGCGGGAATGGTGCCGTCTGCATGGTAGGTAAAAGATTCTATAGCGGTGGAGCGGCCGAAGCTACCACCCCCTTTGAGCAGGGCGTTATGGTAGAACAAGTATGATTTTCCTTTAAAGTCAATGATGCCTCCGTGGTTGGTAAAGCTGTTGGTGGGCTGCTTGCTCATTATTTTGCCCTTGTACTCCCAGGGGCCGGTGGGATTCGCGCTGGTGGCGTAGGATAAGCATTCGGTGCGGTTTTCCATGCCGGCGTACATCATATAGTACTGCTGCTTGCGTTTGTAAAACCAGGGGCCTTCTACAAACATATCCTGGGGAGCATCGCCACTACCCCTTACGCCACCAAAGGCGGCTGCGGTTTGAGGCACTTCTGTTATATCGCCGGTGTAGGATATCATATCCTTGTTTAGCTTTACATAAAACAGGTGGCCGTTGCCCCAATATAGATAAGCTTGTCCATCGCTATCTATATGCACGGTGGGGTCAATGTTACTCCAATTAGGAGTAGCGATAAGCGGTTTGCCCAGCGCATCTTTAAAAGGGCCGGTGGGCGAATCACCTACAGCCACACCAATGGCCATATTGTTATCCTTCGATTGTGCACAGATGTACCAGTAAAACTTACCGTTGCGCTCAATACACTGTGCAGCCCAGGCGCGGTCTACCGCCCAGGAGAACGACTCCAGGGATATAGGCGAGCCGTGATCTGTCCAGTTCACCATATCGGCGGTGGAATATACACGCCATTTGGTCATGTAATAAAAAGGATAACCCGGTATGTCATCACCGGTGTACAGGTATACACTGTCTTTCCGTACCATCGGTGCGGGGTCGGGCGTGTAATGGGTTTGAATAACCGGGTTGTTTTGCGCCTGTGCGCTCCCTACGGAGCAACACAGGGCAACTGTCAAAGGAAATAGTTTTTTCATATTATTATTGCTTCACTACAGGTGTAAGGTATTCCGGTACAATGCCCCGGTCGCGCATTACAAGGGTATCTTTAGATACAATCTGCATCAGTGGGTGATCGATGGTGTATTCCAGGTACAAAGCATCGCGGTCTTTCGCGCCCCAGCTGTTCTTCTCTCCTTTCTTCACAAACTTACCGGTGCCGGTGGCGGTATAGCCACTGCCGGAGGCAGATATGATGCAGTTTTCGTTTTTGGCATCAAAGCTCAGCAGTACGTTCATGTTTACGTTCTGGCCGGCGGTGTTTTTAAATACCAGCGGCAGTTCCACACTGCTTAATGATTTGGTGGTGGTAGATTTTACTTCATCCTGCTCTACATACTGCTTTCTGCGGCTAAAGGTGCCATCCAGTGCACTGTTGCCGGGTTTGCCGGTAATTACGTCTACCCCTCTGCGAAGGTAGTTGCCATGCCAGGGATTTACAAACTTTACGGTATAGATAACAAAGTCGCGTGGTTTCACCACCCAGTTGCCATCAATACAACGGTTGGGGTTGGCTACCGATGCGGTGCCGCGCAGGATGGAATCTGCTCCCTGCACATCCTTCATCAACAGCGGTATGGCGTAGGTATTGGTAAGCGACAGCGGATCAGCAAAAAACGCATCTGTCAGCTGCACCTCCACACCCCCGAGTATGTTTCCGGGGGTGATGTTTATTTTGTTAGATGCCAGAGTATAGTAGTTAGCAGGCATGGCCTGTACTTTAGCGCCGGCAGCACTGTAATACAGGTTGTTCAGCAGCGATGCATCCACATCAAAATCTATGGTCACATTCTTCTGGTTATCCCTGGTGCCGCCCAACGTAGCTTTAATGCTCACTTTATGCTCATTATCCAGCGAGTTATCTACAATCAGGTCTTCGCCCAGCACCACCGTTCTGGCGGGGAACTGCGTGGAAAAATAAACGGTCTGGTACACAAAATCCGGCTGGGTAACATCCTGGTTCTTGTTGCAACCGGCCAGTGCCCCTGCGGCAACCGCCAGCCATGCAAAAGTTTTATACATATTCATATTTAATTACAATTAGTGATGATTGAAAGCGTTTACTGCCATCCTTTGTTCTGCACCAGGTTGTTATACTTCAGCACCTCTGAAAAAGGTATAGGGCCGTAATACATGAAATCCTGGTATGTGCGAAGTTCCACGTTTAAGGGGGTGTAGCTGGTACCATTCACGTTCATGCCACGTGCGGTCTCATTCAGAGGCGCTTTCCAGCGGCGCAGATCCCAGAAACGGAAGCTTTCAAAGCTCAGCTCCAGGCGGCGTTCGTTGCGTATCAGTTCCCGCATTTTAACAACATCCCCCTTGCACTCTTCCAGGTAAGCATCCCCATTACCTGCCCCTACACCTGCGCGGCTGCGTATTCTTTTAATGATGTCGTACGCAGAATAACTGTGGCTGCCGGTACCGGTTGGCCCCCAGGCTTCATTAGCCGCTTCGGCATAGGCCAGGTATATTTCTGTATAGCGGATGCGTGGGTTGTAACGGTTTTTACCACTGATAGAAGCCGGGTTACGGTTTACATCCATCCGCAGGCGTTTCTTCATATAGTAACCGGTGCGGGTAGAAGTTTCCCTTACGTTGATGCCGTTATCAGTGCCGGAATTGCTGCCGGTAAGGATCACAGAATTACTTACCCCGGCTGTTGCACCGTTGTAGATGATATAGGCCGTTAAACGCGGATCTCTTGATTTATAGGGATTCGCCGCATCGTACTGGCTGCTGTTATGACTGATGGGATACCCATTGGCCATAGGAAAAGCATCTACCAGGTTTTGCGTAGGGTTCATAGCGCCGTTGCCAAACAGTGTAGGCGGAAAGTTGGCTGCTTCCTGGTCGCCGTTGCCGGTTTGTATGTTTTCGCGCCAGATAATTTCAGAGGGGTTGTTGCCACCGCTGAGGCCGTCAATATCCGCCGCATTGGCATAGT encodes the following:
- a CDS encoding DUF488 domain-containing protein, which translates into the protein MFYRRKVILALIQLFDGELEKIRLQKLLFLFTSKQQKTEYDFVPYKFGCFSYSANADMTAMVGKGQLAETETHFSRLDNTDYLKLLKETDKKILSDVHRLYGKMNADALMKHTYVNYPYWATNSIKAAKILSMEEMDKVKATRPERNDTVLFTIGYEGISLEEYLNRLLKNDVRVLVDVRCNPLSMKFGFNKNQLKRYCESLQIEYMHFPEVGIQSDQRQELVTQSDYDVLFDTYRRNNLTKTSSTQNNIFKLLQQYQRIALTCFEANICQCHRKHLAEAIEKLPGFTYEVKHI
- a CDS encoding glycoside hydrolase family 43 protein, coding for MKKLFPLTVALCCSVGSAQAQNNPVIQTHYTPDPAPMVRKDSVYLYTGDDIPGYPFYYMTKWRVYSTADMVNWTDHGSPISLESFSWAVDRAWAAQCIERNGKFYWYICAQSKDNNMAIGVAVGDSPTGPFKDALGKPLIATPNWSNIDPTVHIDSDGQAYLYWGNGHLFYVKLNKDMISYTGDITEVPQTAAAFGGVRGSGDAPQDMFVEGPWFYKRKQQYYMMYAGMENRTECLSYATSANPTGPWEYKGKIMSKQPTNSFTNHGGIIDFKGKSYLFYHNALLKGGGSFGRSTAIESFTYHADGTIPAISISADGPAPVGVINPYKRVEAETSAKAENCSTDQDEHTGVYVSDIRTGGYLRVRNVDFGKTPPKSFTASIAAGLAGGILEVYADSVGGTKLASIIVSRTGGWQNWQAFTEKVVVPVTGVHDVFFAFKGQNITAGRKLYNFDYWKFEQ
- a CDS encoding DUF5627 domain-containing protein, which gives rise to MNMYKTFAWLAVAAGALAGCNKNQDVTQPDFVYQTVYFSTQFPARTVVLGEDLIVDNSLDNEHKVSIKATLGGTRDNQKNVTIDFDVDASLLNNLYYSAAGAKVQAMPANYYTLASNKINITPGNILGGVEVQLTDAFFADPLSLTNTYAIPLLMKDVQGADSILRGTASVANPNRCIDGNWVVKPRDFVIYTVKFVNPWHGNYLRRGVDVITGKPGNSALDGTFSRRKQYVEQDEVKSTTTKSLSSVELPLVFKNTAGQNVNMNVLLSFDAKNENCIISASGSGYTATGTGKFVKKGEKNSWGAKDRDALYLEYTIDHPLMQIVSKDTLVMRDRGIVPEYLTPVVKQ
- a CDS encoding RagB/SusD family nutrient uptake outer membrane protein, whose product is MKLYLAILGAAVLTGTACKKMLTPDEENLKSVEQMYTDPNYAQGFLMNAYRSIPAYYDNSEYATDDAVTNQRNDGYLQMATGSWTAANSPVSVWNPSYGAMQYVNLFLANADKVNWAADPEAAVLFKMRMKGEAYGLRALYMYFLLRNHGGFSADGQLMGVPIITEMQTAASGNYNMPRATFAACVQQIYKDLDSAEANLPIEYSDLSNVNQIPDKFKVATQKTAVYNRVMGQYSRQLFNGLIAKAFRARTALLAASPGFQHASNSVTWANAADLASAIIDYKGGVSSLPANGYTYYANAADIDGLSGGNNPSEIIWRENIQTGNGDQEAANFPPTLFGNGAMNPTQNLVDAFPMANGYPISHNSSQYDAANPYKSRDPRLTAYIIYNGATAGVSNSVILTGSNSGTDNGINVRETSTRTGYYMKKRLRMDVNRNPASISGKNRYNPRIRYTEIYLAYAEAANEAWGPTGTGSHSYSAYDIIKRIRSRAGVGAGNGDAYLEECKGDVVKMRELIRNERRLELSFESFRFWDLRRWKAPLNETARGMNVNGTSYTPLNVELRTYQDFMYYGPIPFSEVLKYNNLVQNKGWQ